One genomic segment of Misgurnus anguillicaudatus chromosome 25, ASM2758022v2, whole genome shotgun sequence includes these proteins:
- the cox6b1 gene encoding cytochrome c oxidase subunit 6B1, whose product MADNIQEKLKEYRTAPFDARFPNQNQTRNCWQNYLDYHRCHKALDAKGVDTAPCDWYKRVYKSLCPNSWIEKWDTQREDGTFPGKI is encoded by the exons ATGGCAGATAACATCCAGGAGAAACTGAAGGAGTACCGCACAGCGCCGTTTGATGCGCGCTTCCCCAACCAGAACCAAACCAGAAACTGCTGGCAGAATTACTTGG ATTATCATCGATGCCATAAAGCCCTGGATGCCAAAGGTGTAGACACAGCCCCGTGTGACTGGTACAAGAGGGTCTACAAGTCTCTCTGTCCTAATTCCTGG ATTGAGAAGTGGGACACTCAGCGGGAAGATGGAACGTTCCCAGGAAAAATCTGA
- the fam234a gene encoding protein FAM234A — protein sequence MTDTSGCGFEAEPLKGGEAEEGVSKEKSCAGKLGLSHLTGWRTAIFLLSLFLCLAVVFAFSFILPCPVRPKYESTWNSTIGGAVTYDFLAVEDVSKDKVLDIFFMYKGSEASRNTCMSEYLSPPCLVLMAVDGTDGKTLWTRPLAPEFHWVECGVKGTGCLVAHANNLTAINKCNGSIIWQQPLSTVMNANLPLISVPDLNADGAEDFALLSYNPKTELLFFSGKSGEQIGSTVDIDANGVFAHQQFYTAGEAPYLLLLTDSGLYAVSLQRLAVRAKAGWESKLKKDKSWEKKANPQTGCIALYQSDSLKGVLVLHGKPASSLLIQAGSSVSLLHTDNLQIAWTTNSSNLLSVPTFGQFDKDGIVDIMMEEDLGNETKRVMVLSGRTGEVLWEINILSRTPNPHPASVLTLNSFSVFMLWGNSYSDQSMYSSFLLHPLHSHVLLERKNTAQNIVSFKATLLERGRHACYLVLTGPDGRLHTDPSGMESVVLTKRKIKDDVSESEVLSVVPDEPVSQDTEDSVKEGFYRLRFSEALY from the exons ATGACAGATACATCAGGGTGTGGTTTTGAGGCGGAGCCTCTGAAGGGCGGAGAGGCAGAAGAGGGCGTGTCTAAGGAGAAAAGCTGTGCGGGGAAGCTGGGTTTATCACACCTGACAGGATGGCGCACAGCTATCTTTCTTCTCTCTCTGTTCCTGTGTTTGGCCGTCGTCTTCGCCTTCTCATTCATCCTCCCGTGCCCCGTGCGGCCAAAATACGAATCCACCTGGAACAGCACGATAGGCGGCGCAGTCA CGTATGATTTCCTGGCTGTTGAGGATGTCAGTAAAGACAAAGTCTTGGATATCTTCTTCATGTATAAAGGTTCTGAAGCCAGTCGCAACACATGCATGAGTGAAT ATTTATCCCCTCCATGTCTGGTTTTGATGGCTGTGGACGGGACTGATGGGAAGACGCTTTGGACACGGCCTTTAGCGCCTGAATTTCATTGGGTGGAGTGTGGAGTGAAGGGAACAGGATGTCTTGTGGCTCATGCGAACAATCTGACAGCGATCAATAAATGCAATG GTTCGATCATCTGGCAACAGCCGCTGTCTACTGTGATGAATGCAAATCTCCCTTTGATCAGCGTTCCGGATCTTAACGCAGATGGAGCCGAAGACTTCGCCTTGCTGTCCTACAATCCTAAA ACCGAGCTGCTGTTTTTCTCGGGTAAGTCAGGTGAACAGATTGGCTCAACGGTGGATATCGATGCAAATGGAGTATTTGCTCATCAGCAGTTTTACACGGCCGGCGAAGCTCCATACCTGCTCTTACTCACAG ACTCTGGGCTGTATGCGGTGAGCTTGCAACGTTTGGCAGTTCGGGCTAAAGCAGGTTGGGAATCCAagctgaaaaaagacaaaagcTGGGAGAAGAAAGCTAACCCCCAAACTGGATGCATCGCTCTTTATCA GTCGGATTCTCTGAAGGGTGTGCTGGTTCTTCATGGTAAGCCTGCCTCATCGCTGCTGATCCAGGCGGGTTCAAGCGTGTCACTGCTACACACAGACAATCTGCAGATCGCATGGACCACCAATAGCAGCAATCTGCTCAGTGTGC CAACATTTGGCCAATTTGACAAAGATGGAATTGTGGACATCATGATGGAGGAAGATCTCGGCAATGAAACCAAAAGA gtgATGGTTCTCAGTGGTCGCACTGGTGAAGTCTTGTGGGAGATCAATATTTTATCCCGGACACCAAATCCTCATCCGGCATCTGTGCTCACGCTAAACTCATTCTCTGTGTTCATGCTGTGGGGAAACAGTTACAGCGACCAATCC ATGTATTCATCGTTTCTGCTGCATCCTCTTCATTCCCACGTTCTCCTTGAAAGAAAAAATACTGCACAGAACATCGTCTcctttaaag CAACTCTTTTAGAGCGAGGGCGGCACGCCTGCTACCTCGTCCTTACTGGACCGGATGGACGCCTGCACACCGATCCAAGCGGGATGGAGTCTGTGGTTCTTACTAAACGCAAGATCAAGGACGACGTATCGGAGAGTGAAGTTCTGAGCGTAGTACCTGATGAACCGGTCTCGCAAGACACCGAGGACTCGGTGAAAGAGGGATTTTACAGACTACGCTTCAGTGAAGCCCTCTATTGA
- the luc7l gene encoding putative RNA-binding protein Luc7-like 1 isoform X2: MSAQAQMRALLDQLMGTSRDGDESRQRVKFTDERVCKSHLLDCCPNDILSGTRMDLGECSKIHDLALRADYEIASKERDLFFELDAVDHLESFIADCDRRTELAKKRLAETQEEISAEVAAKAEKVHELNEEIGKLLAKAEQLGAEGNVDEAQKLLQEVEKVRTRKKDAEEEYRNSMPASSFQQQKLRVCEVCSAYLGLHDNDRRLADHFGGKLHLGFIQIREKLEQLKKTVQEKQEKRNQERLRRREEREKEEKMKKKTRSRSRERKRSRSRERDRERRRRRSRSASKERRRSRSRSRDRERRRRHRSRSRSRSRHSREHSHKSSRDRDRERDSKHGSSERRSDGLNGRTDSRRHDDREAGEI, translated from the exons ATGTCGGCCCAGGCTCAGATGAGAGCTCTGTTGGATCAGCTGATGGGAACGTCGAGGGATG GCGATGAATCGAGACAGCGAGTTAAATTCACAGACGAACGCGTCTGCAAATCTCACCTACTTGACTGCTGCCCAAATGACATCCTCTCTGGAACG CGTATGGACCTTGGCGAATGCTCTAAGATACACGACCTGGCGCTGAGAGCAGATTATGAGATCGCCTCTAAAGAGAGAGATCTGTTCTTTGAGCTGGAC GCGGTCGATCACCTGGAGTCTTTTATCGCTGATTGTGACCGCAGGACTGAGTTGGCAAAGAAACGTCTCGCCGAGACACAAGAAGAGATTAGCGCTGAGGTCGCTGCAAAG GCAGAGAAAGTTCACGAGTTAAACGAGGAGATCGGGAAACTCCTGGCTAAAGCCGAACAGCTCGGTGCAGAAGGAAATGTGGACGAGGCACAAAAACTTTTGCAGGAGGTGGAGAAAGTCAGAACTAGGAAGAAGGATGCAGAG GAGGAGTACAGGAACTCCATGCCCGCCTCCAGTTTCCAGCAGCAGAAGTTGCGTGTTTGCGAGGTGTGCTCCGCTTACCTGGGTCTTCACGACAATGATCGACGGCTTGCTGACCACTTCGGTGGCAAACTTCACCTGGGCTTCATCCAGATCAGAGAGAAGCTGGAACAACTGAAG AAAACTGTGCAGGAGAAACAGGAGAAACGAAACCAGGAGCGTCTGCGGAGAAgagaagaaagagaaaaagaggaGAAAATGAAAAAGAA GACGAGGTCACGCAGCCGAGaacgcaaaag GTCTCGTTCCCGTGAGCGCGATCGAGAGCGCAGACGCAGGCGTTCCCGCTCCGCATCGAAGGAGCGTCGCAGGTCCCGCTCTCGCTCCAGAGACCGCGAGAGACGCCGAAGGCACAGATCTCGCTCCAGATCTCGATCACGCCACAGCCGAGAGCATTCACACAA aTCTTCACGGGACCGCGATCGTGAGAGGGACAGCAAGCACGGTTCATCGGAGCGGAGGTCGGATGGGCTTAACGGCAGGACAGATTCTCGCCGCCATGATGACAGAGAGGCCGGAGAGATCTGA
- the luc7l gene encoding putative RNA-binding protein Luc7-like 1 isoform X1, with amino-acid sequence MVQCIFASLHLQGSCRKSSCSSSRDESRQRVKFTDERVCKSHLLDCCPNDILSGTRMDLGECSKIHDLALRADYEIASKERDLFFELDAVDHLESFIADCDRRTELAKKRLAETQEEISAEVAAKAEKVHELNEEIGKLLAKAEQLGAEGNVDEAQKLLQEVEKVRTRKKDAEEEYRNSMPASSFQQQKLRVCEVCSAYLGLHDNDRRLADHFGGKLHLGFIQIREKLEQLKKTVQEKQEKRNQERLRRREEREKEEKMKKKTRSRSRERKRSRSRERDRERRRRRSRSASKERRRSRSRSRDRERRRRHRSRSRSRSRHSREHSHKSSRDRDRERDSKHGSSERRSDGLNGRTDSRRHDDREAGEI; translated from the exons ATG GTTCAGTGTATCTTTGCCAGCCTACATCTGCAAGGGAGTTGCAGAAAATCCTCATGTTCATCGAGCC GCGATGAATCGAGACAGCGAGTTAAATTCACAGACGAACGCGTCTGCAAATCTCACCTACTTGACTGCTGCCCAAATGACATCCTCTCTGGAACG CGTATGGACCTTGGCGAATGCTCTAAGATACACGACCTGGCGCTGAGAGCAGATTATGAGATCGCCTCTAAAGAGAGAGATCTGTTCTTTGAGCTGGAC GCGGTCGATCACCTGGAGTCTTTTATCGCTGATTGTGACCGCAGGACTGAGTTGGCAAAGAAACGTCTCGCCGAGACACAAGAAGAGATTAGCGCTGAGGTCGCTGCAAAG GCAGAGAAAGTTCACGAGTTAAACGAGGAGATCGGGAAACTCCTGGCTAAAGCCGAACAGCTCGGTGCAGAAGGAAATGTGGACGAGGCACAAAAACTTTTGCAGGAGGTGGAGAAAGTCAGAACTAGGAAGAAGGATGCAGAG GAGGAGTACAGGAACTCCATGCCCGCCTCCAGTTTCCAGCAGCAGAAGTTGCGTGTTTGCGAGGTGTGCTCCGCTTACCTGGGTCTTCACGACAATGATCGACGGCTTGCTGACCACTTCGGTGGCAAACTTCACCTGGGCTTCATCCAGATCAGAGAGAAGCTGGAACAACTGAAG AAAACTGTGCAGGAGAAACAGGAGAAACGAAACCAGGAGCGTCTGCGGAGAAgagaagaaagagaaaaagaggaGAAAATGAAAAAGAA GACGAGGTCACGCAGCCGAGaacgcaaaag GTCTCGTTCCCGTGAGCGCGATCGAGAGCGCAGACGCAGGCGTTCCCGCTCCGCATCGAAGGAGCGTCGCAGGTCCCGCTCTCGCTCCAGAGACCGCGAGAGACGCCGAAGGCACAGATCTCGCTCCAGATCTCGATCACGCCACAGCCGAGAGCATTCACACAA aTCTTCACGGGACCGCGATCGTGAGAGGGACAGCAAGCACGGTTCATCGGAGCGGAGGTCGGATGGGCTTAACGGCAGGACAGATTCTCGCCGCCATGATGACAGAGAGGCCGGAGAGATCTGA
- the luc7l gene encoding putative RNA-binding protein Luc7-like 1 isoform X3, protein MDLGECSKIHDLALRADYEIASKERDLFFELDAVDHLESFIADCDRRTELAKKRLAETQEEISAEVAAKAEKVHELNEEIGKLLAKAEQLGAEGNVDEAQKLLQEVEKVRTRKKDAEEEYRNSMPASSFQQQKLRVCEVCSAYLGLHDNDRRLADHFGGKLHLGFIQIREKLEQLKKTVQEKQEKRNQERLRRREEREKEEKMKKKTRSRSRERKRSRSRERDRERRRRRSRSASKERRRSRSRSRDRERRRRHRSRSRSRSRHSREHSHKSSRDRDRERDSKHGSSERRSDGLNGRTDSRRHDDREAGEI, encoded by the exons ATGGACCTTGGCGAATGCTCTAAGATACACGACCTGGCGCTGAGAGCAGATTATGAGATCGCCTCTAAAGAGAGAGATCTGTTCTTTGAGCTGGAC GCGGTCGATCACCTGGAGTCTTTTATCGCTGATTGTGACCGCAGGACTGAGTTGGCAAAGAAACGTCTCGCCGAGACACAAGAAGAGATTAGCGCTGAGGTCGCTGCAAAG GCAGAGAAAGTTCACGAGTTAAACGAGGAGATCGGGAAACTCCTGGCTAAAGCCGAACAGCTCGGTGCAGAAGGAAATGTGGACGAGGCACAAAAACTTTTGCAGGAGGTGGAGAAAGTCAGAACTAGGAAGAAGGATGCAGAG GAGGAGTACAGGAACTCCATGCCCGCCTCCAGTTTCCAGCAGCAGAAGTTGCGTGTTTGCGAGGTGTGCTCCGCTTACCTGGGTCTTCACGACAATGATCGACGGCTTGCTGACCACTTCGGTGGCAAACTTCACCTGGGCTTCATCCAGATCAGAGAGAAGCTGGAACAACTGAAG AAAACTGTGCAGGAGAAACAGGAGAAACGAAACCAGGAGCGTCTGCGGAGAAgagaagaaagagaaaaagaggaGAAAATGAAAAAGAA GACGAGGTCACGCAGCCGAGaacgcaaaag GTCTCGTTCCCGTGAGCGCGATCGAGAGCGCAGACGCAGGCGTTCCCGCTCCGCATCGAAGGAGCGTCGCAGGTCCCGCTCTCGCTCCAGAGACCGCGAGAGACGCCGAAGGCACAGATCTCGCTCCAGATCTCGATCACGCCACAGCCGAGAGCATTCACACAA aTCTTCACGGGACCGCGATCGTGAGAGGGACAGCAAGCACGGTTCATCGGAGCGGAGGTCGGATGGGCTTAACGGCAGGACAGATTCTCGCCGCCATGATGACAGAGAGGCCGGAGAGATCTGA
- the LOC129425439 gene encoding kelch-like protein 10: MENETNFTAFSVFDEVRLDGEHTDAIIRVKDTEFKVHKIILCGCSPYFRALFSTKWSNGQHFYEISDMSPQIMSLIIQHAYTRSVPITEENVQELLVVADRILIKDLVDACCGFLESQLCPENCIGIFMFTEHFHSCSKLHEKAKFYILEHFKNVVGLSQELQELPLKHLEELIGRDELNIKEEEIVFEAILRWIEHDPQERKIHIATLLPKIRMGLMTSEYYQNNVKSNPLVTDDEFCSNVINSATNALYNLNISEISSQDLRKQLMRPRLPPTVLLAIGGWSTGGPTNKIEAYDVRADCWVNVTPEVDTPRAYHETVVLDGFVFCIGGFDGVNYFNSVRKFDITNQTWHEVAPMYERRCYVSVTVLDGHIYAMGGYDGNIRLNSAERYDPKTNQWSLIASMNEHRSDASAITLHGKVYICGGFSGNDCHFTAEVFDPQTNQWSFIAPMMNRRSGLGVISYGNRVYAVGGFDGADRLRSVERYNPDTDSWRAIEPMITPRSNFGIEVLEDRIYAVGGFNGSSTTDNVECFNWETNYWYEVCDMTISRSALSCCILSGLPEVIKYTANRDSLPTGVCQ; encoded by the exons ATGGAGAATGAAACAAATTTTACAGCTTTTAGCGTCTTTGATGAAGTGCGTTTGGATGGCGAGCACACCGATGCGATCATCAGGGTGAAAGACACAGAGTTTAAAGTGCATAAGATCATTTTATGTGGCTGCAGCCCATATTTTAG GGCACTTTTCTCTACCAAGTGGTCCAATGGTCAACATTTCTATGAGATATCAGATATGTCTCCACAGATAATGTCCCTTATTATTCAACACGCATACACAAGATCCGTTCCCATCACTGAAGAAAATGTCCAGGAGCTCCTGGTGGTGGCGGACAGGATTTTAATAAAGGATCTGGTAGATGCCTGTTGTGGGTTTCTGGAGTCGCAGTTATGCCCAGAAAACTGCATTGGCATTTTTATGTTTACCGAGCATTTCCATTCTTGCTCCAAACTTCACGAAAAAGCCAAGTTTTACATCCTGGAGCATTTTAAGAACGTGGTGGGTTTGTCTCAAGAACTCCAGGAGCTCCCACTAAAACATCTTGAGGAGTTGATTGGACGGGATGAGTTAAACATTAAAGAGGAGGAGATTGTTTTCGAAGCCATCCTGCGCTGGATTGAGCACGACCCTCAAGAGAGAAAAATACACATCGCCACACTTCTGCCAAAG ATTCGGATGGGGTTGATGACATCGGAATATTACCAAAATAACGTGAAGAGCAATCCACTAGTAACAGATGATGAATTCTGCTCAAATGTCATCAACAGTGCAACAAACGCCCTGTATAACCTCAACATATCTGAAATCTCCAGCCAAGACCTTCGTAAACAGCTAATGCGTCCGCGTCTGCCTCCAACGGTACTACTGGCGATCGGAGGATGGAGCACTGGTGGTCCAACCAATAAGATTGAGGCATATGATGTTAGGGCAGACTGCTGGGTTAATGTAACCCCAGAGGTCGATACACCGAGAGCCTATCATGAGACAGTTGTCTTGGACGGCTTTGTCTTCTGCATCGGCGGCTTCGATGGTGTGAATTATTTCAACAGCGTCAGGAAATTTGATATCACCAATCAGACTTGGCATGAG GTGGCTCCAATGTATGAGCGGCGTTGCTATGTAAGCGTTACTGTTTTGGACGGTCACATATATGCCATGGGTGGCTACGATGGAAATATACGGCTGAACTCAGCCGAACGGTACGACCCAAAGACCAACCAGTGGAGTCTCATAGCATCCATGAACGAACACCGTAGTGATGCTAGCGCCATAACTCTACATGGCAAG GTGTATATCTGTGGAGGGTTTTCTGGCAATGACTGTCACTTCACAGCAGAAGTCTTCGATCCCCAGACCAACCAGTGGAGTTTCATCGCCCCAATGATGAACCGTCGCAGTGGTCTCGGTGTAATCTCATATGGGAATCGAGTTTATGCT GTTGGTGGTTTTGATGGCGCTGACCGTTTGCGTAGTGTAGAGCGTTACAACCCTGACACAGATAGCTGGCGGGCCATTGAACCAATGATAACGCCGCGAAGCAACTTTGGCATTGAG GTGCTGGAAGATCGGATCTATGCCGTTGGAGGCTTTAACGGATCAAGCACCACTGATAACGTGGAGTGTTTCAACTGGGAGACAAATTACTG GTATGAGGTATGTGACATGACAATAAGCCGCAGTGCTCTGAGTTGCTGTATATTATCAGGGTTACCTGAAGTGATCAAGTACACCGCCAATCGGGACTCACTTCCGACAGGAGTCTGTCAGTGA